From one Meles meles chromosome 18, mMelMel3.1 paternal haplotype, whole genome shotgun sequence genomic stretch:
- the KRT39 gene encoding keratin, type I cytoskeletal 39, whose translation METNGCTTTMISCSTPHQNCSRITNFRTISSNASCQHDGLEAKSCQQAGHVPRAARPTPCFYFTPICLISNFNACPLLDDCGWCGEGINSHEKETMQILNERLANYLEKVRILEQENAELECKIQEECNKELCVVCPDYVSYYATIEELQRKILCTKAENSRLVSQIDNTKLAADDMKAKYEAEMSIRQLVEADAKGLQQILNALTLAQADLEAQVQSLKEELLCLKNNHGEEINSLQSQLGDRLNIEVTAAPSVDLNQVLQEMRCQYESIMETNRREVEQWFNTQMEGLNQQVMTSSEQQQCCLKEVTGLRRTVNALEVELQAQHRMRDSQECILVETEARYTALLAQIQCLIDNVEAQLADIRCALERQNQEYEILLDVKSRLECEIATYRSLLESSDVKLPCSPCATKCELSSKASAMECTASVDNTSSSASRWTQGPCCAYRCLPRILVKICTTTQEIQDGKIISSHEHVQPCFIIRTVRV comes from the exons ATGGAAACCAATGGTTGTACAACAACAATGATTTCTTGTTCAACGCCACACCAAAACTGTTCTAGGATTACAAATTTTCGGACCATTTCTTCTAACGCCAGCTGCCAACATGATGGTCTTGAAGCCAAAAGCTGCCAACAAGCTGGCCATGTTCCGAGGGCTGCCAGACCCACTCCTTGCTTTTATTTCACACCCATCTGCTTAATAAGCAACTTCAATGCCTGTCCCCTTCTGGATGACTGTGGCTGGTGTGGTGAAGGCATCAACAGCCATGAGAAAGAGACCATGCAAATCTTGAATGAGCGCCTTGCTAACTACCTTGAGAAGGTGCGGATCTTGGAACAAGAGAATGCTGAACTGGAGTGCAAAATCCAGGAGGAGTGTAACAAAGAGCTCTGTGTTGTATGTCCTGACTACGTGTCCTACTATGCTACCATAGAGGAGCTCCAGAGGAAG ATCTTGTGCACCAAGGCTGAGAATTCCAGGCTGGTCTCACAAATTGACAACACCAAACTGGCTGCTGATGACATGAAAGCCAA GTATGAAGCTGAGATGTCCATACGCCAGCTGGTGGAGGCAGACGCCAAAGGCCTCCAGCAGATCCTCAACGCACTGACCCTGGCCCAGGCCGACCTGGAGGCGCAAGTCCAGTCTCTGAAGGAGGAGCTCCTCTGCCTCAAAAACAACCATGGAGAG gAAATCAATTCCTTACAGAGCCAACTTGGGGACAGACTCAACATTGAAGTGACCGCTGCTCCTTCTGTTGATCTAAACCAGGTTCTACAAGAAATGAGATGTCAGTATGAGTCCATCATGGAGACAAACCGCAGAGAAGTGGAACAATGGTTCAACACGCAG ATGGAGGGGCTGAACCAGCAGGTGATGACCAGCTCTGAACAGCAGCAGTGCTGCCTGAAGGAGGTCACTGGACTGAGACGCACTGTGAATGCTCTGGAGGTTGAACTGCAGGCCCAGCACCGAATG AGAGATTCCCAGGAATGCATCCTGGTGGAGACGGAGGCCCGATACACAGCCTTACTGGCCCAGATCCAGTGTCTGATCGATAACGTGGAGGCTCAGCTGGCAGACATCCGGTGTGCCCTGGAGAGACAGAACCAAGAATATGAGATTCTGTTGGATGTCAAGTCCCGGCTGGAGTGTGAGATTGCCACATACCGCAGCCTTCTGGAGAGTTCGGatgtcaa gCTTCCCTGTAGCCCATGTGCCACTAAATGTGAACTTTCCAGTAAGGCCAGCGCCATGGAATGCACAGCCTCAGTTGACAACACATCATCCTCAGCTTCCCGCTGGACACAAGGGCCCTGCTGTGCCTACAGATGCCTGCCCCGGATACTGGTTAAAATCTGCACCACCACTCAGGAGATTCAGGATGGCAAAATCATTTCTTCTCACGAGCATGTGCAGCCTTGTTTCATCATCAGAACTGTCAGAGTCTAA